A single region of the Neisseria zoodegmatis genome encodes:
- a CDS encoding lipoprotein signal peptidase: MNLRPLQNPHLRRISALCAARSFAYLYDMSALAVLLRFELHPHLRVLQRSQPSYWHADYKNI; this comes from the coding sequence ATCAACCTGAGACCTTTGCAAAACCCCCATCTTCGGCGCATTTCTGCGTTGTGCGCTGCTCGCTCGTTTGCCTATCTATATGATATGTCTGCACTCGCTGTGCTGCTACGCTTTGAACTGCATCCACATCTGAGGGTTTTGCAAAGGTCTCAACCTAGTTATTGGCATGCGGATTACAAAAACATTTGA
- the proC gene encoding pyrroline-5-carboxylate reductase, translating into MTIYFLGGGNMAAAIAGGLARQGGYAVHIVNRGAEKRERLARELGVPVSETLPELHAEDVLVLAVKPQDMQAACAGVETNGALVISVAAGLSVDTLSRYLNGTRRIVRVMPNTPSGVGLGVSGLFAGDGATEADKQLAAQIMLAVGQVMVVEDEAQLHAVTGITGSGPAYVFYLLDALKKAAVMQGFDEETAKQLSLATFKGAVALAEHSGEDFNVLQQNVTSKGGTTFAALETFKARSVAEAIGEGVDACVARSREITRQFEAV; encoded by the coding sequence ATGACCATTTATTTTTTAGGCGGCGGCAATATGGCGGCGGCGATTGCAGGCGGTTTGGCAAGACAGGGCGGATACGCCGTCCACATTGTGAACCGCGGTGCGGAAAAACGCGAACGGCTCGCGCGCGAGTTGGGCGTGCCGGTATCGGAAACCTTGCCCGAGCTTCATGCCGAAGACGTGCTGGTGTTGGCCGTGAAGCCGCAAGACATGCAGGCGGCGTGTGCGGGTGTGGAAACCAACGGCGCATTGGTCATATCGGTGGCGGCCGGATTGAGTGTCGATACCTTGAGCCGCTATCTCAACGGCACGCGCCGTATTGTGCGGGTGATGCCGAATACGCCCAGCGGGGTCGGTTTGGGCGTATCCGGCCTGTTTGCGGGCGACGGAGCCACTGAGGCCGACAAACAGCTGGCTGCGCAGATTATGCTGGCCGTCGGTCAAGTGATGGTGGTGGAAGACGAAGCCCAGCTGCATGCCGTTACCGGCATTACCGGCAGCGGCCCCGCCTATGTCTTTTATCTGCTCGATGCCTTGAAGAAAGCCGCCGTCATGCAGGGTTTCGATGAAGAAACCGCCAAGCAGCTCAGCTTGGCCACCTTTAAAGGCGCGGTTGCGCTGGCCGAACACAGCGGCGAAGATTTCAACGTGCTCCAGCAAAATGTCACGTCAAAAGGAGGCACCACGTTTGCCGCGCTGGAAACTTTTAAAGCCCGCTCGGTAGCCGAAGCGATAGGCGAAGGTGTTGATGCGTGCGTGGCGCGTTCCCGCGAGATTACCCGCCAATTCGAGGCCGTCTGA
- the dksA gene encoding RNA polymerase-binding protein DksA codes for MAKLTEQDILNWNGSEDDYMNADQLAFFRELLVKLQDELIANANATTGHLQEHESAPDPADRATQEEEYALELRTRDRERKLLSKIQASIRSIDEGDYGFCRDTGEPIGLKRLLARPTATLSVEAQERREQMKKQFAD; via the coding sequence ATGGCAAAGCTTACAGAACAAGACATCCTCAATTGGAACGGCTCTGAAGACGACTACATGAATGCAGACCAACTGGCTTTTTTCCGTGAGCTGTTGGTAAAACTGCAAGACGAACTGATCGCCAATGCCAATGCCACCACCGGCCATCTGCAAGAGCACGAATCCGCTCCCGATCCCGCCGACCGCGCCACTCAGGAAGAAGAATATGCCCTCGAGCTGCGTACCCGCGACCGCGAGCGCAAGCTGTTGAGCAAAATCCAAGCTTCCATTCGCAGCATCGACGAAGGTGACTACGGTTTCTGCCGCGACACCGGCGAACCCATCGGCCTGAAGCGCCTTTTGGCGCGTCCTACCGCAACCCTGTCGGTAGAAGCGCAAGAGCGCCGCGAGCAAATGAAGAAACAGTTTGCCGATTGA
- a CDS encoding ribonuclease catalytic domain-containing protein, whose amino-acid sequence MNIFYEESGQFKVATVVQKNDANYQADTQHGKRTKVKAANVFVEFDTPLDDFLNKAQAEAADIDTDLLWEVCGEEEFTAEAIAEEYFGHAPTKTELAATLIALYAAPMYFYKKAKGVFKAAPEETLKQALAAIERKKQQEAQIESWADALKQGQMPSEIAADLKTILHAPDKQALTYKAFTKAADALKLAPLALAMQTGGVASIPQYLYDGFEIKHFPKGTGFPDVAVPALADLPKADVQAFSIDDDSTTEVDDAISVTDLGNGSKRVGIHIAAPSLAVEPGSGIEGIIMERQSTAYFPGGKITMLPDNWIASFSLDAGAYRPAVSIYFDVDADFNISAPEHKIEAVYIAENLRIQAIEPHFNTETGLDAEGQAMFNHHRDLIWLHQFAVARQKARGKYEPERAVQYDYSIELNADGSVGVARRERGSPIDTLVSEMMILANSTWAEMLDANHLPGLFRVQPGNSKVRMSTKSEPHSGMGVQHYGWFTSPLRRAADYINQKQLISLISDGLPLFEHNDADLFAALRDFDSAYTAYADFQRQMESYWSLVYVQQENIKELKATLLKEDLVRIDGLPLVTRATGIPFDALPKSQMLLSVTEVDADKQFIALNYLKAVVPNAA is encoded by the coding sequence ATGAACATATTTTACGAAGAATCCGGCCAATTCAAAGTGGCAACCGTCGTTCAGAAAAACGATGCCAACTATCAGGCCGACACCCAGCACGGAAAACGCACCAAAGTCAAAGCCGCCAACGTATTTGTCGAATTCGACACCCCGCTCGACGACTTTCTGAACAAAGCCCAAGCCGAAGCCGCCGACATCGACACCGATTTGCTGTGGGAAGTGTGCGGCGAAGAAGAGTTCACCGCCGAAGCCATCGCCGAAGAGTATTTCGGCCACGCGCCCACCAAAACCGAGCTGGCCGCCACCCTGATCGCCCTCTACGCCGCGCCGATGTACTTCTACAAAAAGGCCAAAGGCGTATTCAAAGCCGCGCCCGAAGAAACCCTCAAGCAGGCGCTGGCCGCCATCGAGCGCAAAAAGCAGCAGGAAGCGCAAATCGAAAGCTGGGCAGATGCCTTGAAACAAGGGCAGATGCCGTCTGAAATCGCCGCCGACTTAAAAACCATCCTGCACGCGCCCGACAAACAGGCGCTCACCTACAAAGCCTTCACCAAAGCCGCCGACGCGCTCAAACTCGCTCCGCTGGCACTCGCCATGCAAACCGGCGGCGTGGCTTCGATTCCGCAGTATCTTTACGACGGCTTTGAAATCAAGCATTTCCCCAAAGGCACCGGCTTTCCCGATGTCGCCGTCCCCGCTTTGGCCGACCTGCCCAAAGCCGACGTGCAGGCATTTTCCATCGACGACGACAGCACCACCGAAGTGGACGATGCCATCAGCGTTACCGATTTAGGCAACGGCAGCAAACGCGTCGGCATCCATATCGCCGCGCCTTCATTGGCCGTCGAGCCCGGCAGCGGCATCGAAGGCATCATCATGGAACGCCAAAGCACCGCCTATTTTCCCGGCGGCAAAATCACCATGCTGCCCGACAACTGGATTGCCTCTTTCAGCCTCGATGCCGGCGCATACCGCCCCGCCGTGAGCATTTATTTCGATGTGGACGCCGATTTCAACATCAGCGCACCCGAACACAAAATCGAAGCCGTTTACATCGCCGAAAACCTGCGTATTCAAGCCATTGAGCCGCATTTCAATACCGAAACCGGTTTGGATGCCGAAGGGCAGGCCATGTTCAACCACCACCGCGATTTAATCTGGCTGCACCAATTTGCCGTCGCCCGCCAAAAAGCCCGCGGCAAATACGAGCCGGAGCGCGCCGTACAATACGATTACAGCATCGAATTGAACGCAGACGGCAGCGTAGGCGTGGCCCGCCGCGAGCGCGGTTCGCCCATCGACACTTTGGTGAGCGAAATGATGATTCTCGCCAACAGCACATGGGCCGAAATGCTCGATGCCAACCACCTGCCCGGCCTGTTCCGCGTGCAGCCCGGCAACAGCAAAGTGCGCATGAGCACCAAATCCGAACCGCACAGCGGCATGGGCGTGCAGCATTACGGCTGGTTTACCTCGCCGCTGCGCCGCGCCGCCGACTACATCAACCAAAAACAGCTTATCAGCCTGATTTCAGACGGCCTGCCGCTGTTTGAACACAACGATGCCGACCTGTTTGCCGCCTTGCGCGATTTCGATTCGGCCTATACCGCCTATGCCGATTTCCAGCGGCAGATGGAAAGCTATTGGAGCTTGGTGTATGTGCAGCAGGAAAACATCAAAGAGCTGAAAGCCACGCTGTTGAAAGAAGACTTGGTGCGTATCGACGGCCTGCCGCTGGTTACCCGCGCCACCGGTATTCCGTTCGACGCGCTGCCCAAATCGCAGATGCTGCTGTCGGTAACGGAAGTGGATGCAGACAAACAGTTTATCGCGCTGAACTACCTGAAAGCGGTCGTACCCAACGCCGCTTAA
- the truC gene encoding tRNA pseudouridine(65) synthase TruC, whose product MLEILYRDSRCIAVNKPAGMLVHRSWLDSHETRFVMQTLRDQIGRRVYPVHRLDRPTSGVLLFALDSESANRLTQQFTEKTVRKTYWAVVRGYLHGKGRIDYPLKEEADKIADPFADPDKPAQPAVTDYRCLAQSEQPFSSAARYPTSRYSWVELTPHTGRKHQLRRHMKHIFHPIVGDTTHGDNAQNRTVAAHTGTTRLMLHARTLAFDSPENGSRINVCADTDEAWQQLALVFGWQNLISPSS is encoded by the coding sequence ATGCTCGAAATCCTTTACCGCGACAGCCGCTGCATCGCCGTCAACAAACCCGCCGGCATGCTGGTACACCGCAGCTGGCTCGACAGCCATGAAACCCGGTTTGTCATGCAAACCCTGCGCGACCAAATCGGCCGCCGCGTGTATCCCGTCCACCGCCTCGACCGCCCCACCTCGGGTGTGCTGCTGTTTGCGCTCGACAGCGAAAGCGCCAACCGCCTTACACAACAATTCACCGAAAAAACCGTCCGCAAAACCTATTGGGCAGTCGTGCGCGGCTACCTGCACGGAAAAGGGCGCATCGACTATCCGCTCAAAGAAGAAGCCGACAAAATCGCCGACCCCTTTGCCGACCCCGATAAGCCCGCGCAACCCGCCGTAACCGATTACCGCTGCCTAGCCCAAAGCGAACAGCCCTTCTCGTCCGCCGCCCGCTACCCCACATCGCGCTACTCATGGGTGGAGCTGACACCGCACACCGGCCGCAAACACCAACTGCGCCGCCATATGAAACACATTTTCCACCCGATTGTGGGCGACACCACCCACGGCGACAACGCCCAAAACCGCACCGTCGCCGCCCATACCGGCACCACGCGCCTGATGCTGCACGCCCGCACGCTGGCGTTCGACAGCCCCGAAAACGGCAGCCGAATCAACGTATGCGCCGACACCGACGAAGCATGGCAACAGCTTGCCCTCGTGTTTGGCTGGCAAAATCTCATATCCCCAAGCAGTTAG
- a CDS encoding MFS transporter — protein sequence MTEQPNKFYSLFFSVFFLFAGFGLFLNSAGVELAQMGVKNTAIGVLNAAFFVGAALSAMAAHRVVSGVGHIRGFSVFGAVFAMAALGHMMTDNLWVWGALRVLLGFCYYSLLMIVESWLAERSTSAGRARVLAFYNVVYYISFTVGIGLLSFKLSSQDIFLLSAIMVMAAMLPVALTRLKAPELPPRQRISLPRLFAIAPLAIVGSFTAGLLMNGFFTMASVFLLKQGFDVRQISFYLMIAMGTGFAVQLPIARLSDRFGRRTAIFTCSSVSAVGALVGIVLMLVGIDAIWVQYLVAVFFGIGLFTLYALSVARANDQLPNEMNTVEVSRSLLFSYGMGSLFAPMILGVVMDQAERYGFYGYFIVFATLLAVFASRQAVVPEDKRSMHVNMPASAGPVMAELDPRNDSGVLKPFNEEEAQAYAHELEREAQMDKQSVP from the coding sequence ATGACCGAACAACCCAATAAATTTTATTCGCTTTTTTTCTCGGTATTTTTCCTGTTTGCCGGCTTCGGTCTGTTTTTGAACTCGGCCGGTGTGGAGCTTGCGCAAATGGGTGTGAAAAACACCGCCATCGGTGTGCTCAATGCAGCGTTTTTCGTGGGGGCGGCGTTGAGTGCGATGGCGGCGCACCGCGTGGTATCGGGCGTGGGGCATATCCGCGGATTCAGCGTGTTTGGCGCGGTGTTTGCCATGGCGGCGCTCGGCCATATGATGACCGACAATCTGTGGGTGTGGGGCGCGCTGCGGGTGTTGCTCGGTTTTTGTTATTACAGCCTGCTGATGATTGTGGAAAGCTGGCTGGCCGAGCGCAGCACTTCGGCGGGGCGTGCCAGGGTGTTGGCTTTTTATAATGTGGTGTACTACATATCGTTTACCGTCGGTATCGGCTTGCTGAGTTTCAAGCTATCGAGCCAAGATATCTTTCTTCTTTCGGCGATTATGGTGATGGCGGCGATGCTGCCGGTGGCGCTGACCCGCTTGAAAGCGCCGGAACTGCCGCCGCGCCAACGCATCAGCCTGCCGCGTTTGTTTGCGATTGCGCCGCTGGCGATTGTGGGCAGCTTTACCGCCGGTTTGCTGATGAACGGTTTTTTCACGATGGCGTCGGTGTTTTTGCTGAAACAGGGCTTTGATGTGCGCCAGATTTCGTTTTATCTGATGATTGCGATGGGTACGGGCTTTGCCGTGCAGCTGCCGATTGCGCGCCTGTCCGACCGCTTCGGCCGCCGTACCGCTATCTTTACCTGCTCGTCGGTTTCGGCAGTTGGCGCGCTTGTCGGCATCGTGCTGATGCTGGTGGGTATCGACGCTATTTGGGTGCAGTATTTGGTGGCGGTGTTTTTCGGTATCGGCCTGTTTACTCTTTATGCGTTGAGTGTGGCGCGTGCCAACGACCAGTTGCCGAATGAGATGAACACGGTGGAAGTCAGCCGAAGCCTGCTGTTTAGCTACGGCATGGGTTCTTTGTTTGCGCCGATGATTTTGGGTGTGGTGATGGATCAGGCCGAACGCTATGGTTTTTATGGTTATTTCATTGTTTTTGCTACGTTGCTGGCCGTATTCGCCTCGCGACAAGCTGTGGTACCGGAAGACAAGCGCAGTATGCACGTTAACATGCCTGCTTCGGCCGGCCCGGTGATGGCGGAACTCGACCCGCGTAACGACAGCGGCGTACTCAAACCGTTTAACGAGGAAGAAGCGCAGGCGTATGCGCACGAGCTGGAACGTGAAGCGCAGATGGATAAGCAGTCTGTGCCCTAA
- a CDS encoding YggT family protein: MLSKLLILFSDGLAIVCLARCLLQWAKLDYRHPFAQFCTHTTDWLVKPLRKAAPPLGRWDTACILACVLLYYTAFTLISLISLPGGFGIKVIAANLFFTVLSMFKAVAYVLLLGLVLRMVLSFQNPYSFLQVSLHKIFEPLSRPFVFLKFGRYDFSGSVLALMLWFWLSAILPQLTAKLNLWLLN; this comes from the coding sequence ATGTTGTCTAAATTACTGATTCTGTTTTCAGACGGCCTGGCCATCGTGTGTTTGGCGCGCTGCCTGCTGCAATGGGCGAAGCTCGATTACCGCCATCCGTTTGCCCAATTCTGCACCCATACCACCGATTGGCTGGTGAAGCCGCTGCGCAAGGCCGCCCCGCCGTTAGGCCGCTGGGATACCGCCTGCATTTTGGCCTGCGTGCTGCTCTATTACACCGCTTTTACGCTGATTTCATTAATCTCGCTGCCGGGCGGGTTCGGCATAAAAGTGATCGCCGCCAACCTGTTTTTCACAGTTTTAAGCATGTTTAAAGCCGTTGCTTATGTTTTACTGTTGGGTTTGGTATTGAGAATGGTGCTGAGTTTTCAAAATCCATACTCATTTTTACAAGTATCTTTGCATAAAATATTTGAACCATTGTCGCGGCCTTTTGTCTTTTTAAAATTCGGACGCTACGACTTTTCCGGCAGCGTTCTGGCATTGATGCTGTGGTTTTGGTTAAGTGCAATCCTGCCACAGTTGACCGCCAAATTGAATTTATGGCTGTTGAATTGA
- the rsgA gene encoding ribosome small subunit-dependent GTPase A gives MPDNAQITASYGRRYTVRTQSGLTFDATTRKKRVDFACGDWVHITPINREQAVIEDYLPRESLLYRQDAWKTKLIAANVDKLFIVTAAVPAPNEALLQRALLAAEAADIEAVIVVNKADLPETAGWREKLHFYESLGYPVIETCALDHADALKPLMQGCTNIFLGQSGMGKSTLTNALLGSQTARVGEISTALDSGKHTTTHARLYDINAETKLIDSPGLQEFGLFHLEAPRLLDYFPDMRHLAGQCRFHNCTHRAEPGCAVKSAVEAGEIRESRLAFLQRITDELLR, from the coding sequence ATGCCGGACAACGCCCAGATTACCGCCAGCTACGGCCGCCGCTACACCGTGCGCACGCAAAGCGGTTTGACATTCGATGCCACCACCCGCAAAAAACGGGTTGATTTTGCCTGTGGCGATTGGGTGCACATCACCCCCATCAACCGAGAGCAGGCCGTTATCGAAGACTACCTGCCGCGCGAAAGCCTGCTTTACCGTCAAGACGCTTGGAAAACCAAGCTCATTGCCGCCAATGTGGACAAGCTGTTTATCGTGACCGCCGCCGTGCCCGCGCCCAACGAAGCCCTGCTGCAACGCGCTCTGCTGGCCGCCGAAGCCGCCGACATCGAAGCCGTGATAGTCGTCAACAAAGCCGATTTGCCCGAAACCGCCGGTTGGCGTGAAAAACTGCATTTTTACGAATCGCTGGGCTATCCCGTGATAGAAACCTGCGCCCTCGACCATGCCGACGCACTCAAACCGCTGATGCAGGGTTGCACCAATATTTTTCTCGGACAAAGCGGCATGGGTAAATCCACCCTAACCAACGCCTTGCTCGGCAGCCAAACCGCGCGCGTAGGCGAAATATCCACCGCGCTCGATTCGGGTAAACACACCACCACCCACGCCCGCTTGTACGACATCAATGCCGAAACCAAGCTCATCGATTCGCCCGGCTTGCAGGAATTCGGCCTCTTCCACCTCGAAGCCCCGCGCCTGCTTGATTACTTCCCCGACATGCGCCATCTGGCCGGACAATGCCGTTTTCACAACTGCACCCACCGCGCCGAACCCGGCTGCGCCGTCAAATCCGCCGTCGAAGCCGGTGAAATCCGCGAATCGCGGCTGGCATTTTTACAGCGCATTACCGATGAACTGCTGCGTTGA